The region CACTCCTTTTCCTAGTATGTCTGTTAGCGTTGAAAGTAGCCTTGTAACCGGTAAGCATCCTCATGAACACGGTGTAAGAGGTCTATCTTGGTATCTACCTCAAGAAGCGCGTATGGTTAATTACGGTTCTTCTTTTTACAGTTTAATCGCTAAGGGGGGCATTGACGGTGCACGAGAGGGGATAAACGATGCACTGTTTCACTTAAACCAAACCCATCTCAGCAAAGATACGCCCACAATATTTGAGACTTTAGAAGAACAGCAGGTGAGAACGGGTGCCATTAATATGTTGATTTACCGTGGCCATCACTCACATCAACTGAGCTTACCGTACGGTATCGAAAATATATTAAACTTGCCCGATAAATGGGAAGTAAAAGCACCTGAAGTGTTTACACTTGGACGGTTCTCTAAAAGCAAAGACATCCAACAGGTTAAAGAAAATGATCACCTGTTGGCCAAGTTAGGCTTAAACGATGAATATGCAGTCAAAGCGTTTGTATCACTTGTTAAGCATGATAAACAACCCGATTTGACGATGCTTTTTTTACCTGATTTTGACCATTTAGAACATGAAGAAGGACCTGAGAACGTAGATAGATTCTTAGCAGTTGAGCAGGGTATTCAGGATATCTTGAATGCTTACGATAGCTGGGAAAAGGCACTAGATGAAAACATCTTCATCGTTCTAGGTGATCATGGGCAAGTCAAAGTACAAGATGAAGAAGCTGAAGCCGAAATAGATTTACATCAAATGTTCCATCAGTATCAGGTGTCACCTCTTGAAGACCCAGATCAAGGTGACGTGACGTTGGGCGTTAACCAACGGATGAGTTATGTGTATGACGTCCATCAGCAGGGTCTATTGCCTAGGCTCGCGCAAGAAGCGTCCCAGGATAAAAGGGTTGATATTGTCGCTTGGCAGGAGCAGGATTGGATACAAGTCCGCTCACCAGAAACTGACGCTCAATTTCGCTTTAAAGCAAACGGGGAGTGGGAGGATGAGTACGGCCAGTCATGGACGATTGAAGGCAATCCTGAAGCGGCTGATCTCCAGTTGGATACACATAACAAACACATTACATTTGGAGATTACCCTGATGCTCTTCAGCATATCTACAGTGCCTTGCAAAATCAACCAGTCCCAACACTTATACTCTCAGCAAAACCGGGCCACTCCTTTTATGCAGAAGGGATTCCAACGCATCCAGGTGGGGCAGACCACGGTGGTTTACATGAGCAAGATATTTCCTCGGCCATGATCGTGGCTGGGACAGACCAGTCACTAGAGCAACCTAGGGTTGTGGACCTTAAACAGTATATCATTAGTCTGCTGACAGATAAGAAAGTTAAAAGAGATGGTGTTCAAAACCAGAGTCATAATGAGAAAAATAAAAAACAGCTGGCCAAAAATGGGAAACAAAAACAACATAAAAAAGCCAATGTCGCCCGCGAAACAAAACGCTATATGCTATCAATCGATGGGGTTCAAGATTGTGTTGTTGTAGCGATGGATGAGGATATTTATATTGCCCTACAGCCTCAGCAGTTTCACCGTTTTCGTTTACCGGAAATGAGAAAAGAAGCACATCATTTAGCGCGATCAACACATGAAAAATATCGCGTGCATGTATCGACTGATTGGAAGGTGTACAGAGAATTAGAGAAACTTAAACAACGCTACCAGCAAATGAAGGCAGACGACTTGCGGAAGAAGTTAGACAAAATTGAAGACAGCATGAGAGGTTAATGATTGAATCCTTCGCTTTTCCATGCTAAGATGTAAGTACTTTACTATGGACTGAAGGAGCGTCATGAATGTTTCCAAGACGAGTAGGATTAGCAGTTTGGTTAAACAACACAAAAATGGCAAGACACTTACGTCGTTTTGGCAATGTGCATTATGTCTCGAGGAAAATGCGATATGCTGTTGTATACGTAGACCAAGCTGACTTAGACCATAAAGTACAAAAGATAGAACAGTTTAATTTTGTTAAAAAAGTGGAACGCTCCTATAAGCATGAACTAAAAACTGAGTATCAGAACGCCAAACCGGACAAAGCAAAAGAATACGATTATAAAATGGGCCTTTAGTGCAGAAAACGTTGAGAATAGGAAACGTTCGCCCATAGAGAAACTTGATCATAAAGCTGTCCTCTCACTCACTGGAGTTGAGGACAGTTTTTTGTTTGGCATTTTTTTCACTGAAACGCTGAAGACTCAGAAATGCGATATGGAGGTATGTACTGGAGGGTTTATCTAACCCTTTATGACTTTATGAAGGTCTTCTTTCCCTCATAGGGTTGCTTAAAGAAGACTTGAGTAAGAGCGGCCGTAGCATCCCAAGATCGCATTATAAACGAGTATAAGTCTATTGGTTAGCGTCATGGGAGTACGGAGCTACCTTCTTCCCCCTGCATTTGTAGAAGCTAAAAAAATGAGATCTCCGTCATATTGTTGAATGATCATGCATATATTGATGTCAAAAGCTTGTCTCAGCATGTGAGGGACCTAGTCTTTTCTCAAATATACTAAGGTGATTATATCAGCCAAATGAGAAGGGGGATCATAGTGAAAGATTTTTTAGATAAAAAAAGATGGAAAGATTTGAAGATGAACGCATCATACAAATGGGCCATTGCTATTGCCGTTTTCATTCTGACGTTAACCTTCATTTTAACGTATCGATACGTAGGATCGGCTAGCCCAGCAGGGGTAGGACAAGGTGTCAGTAAAGGAGATGGACAAGCCCTTTCAATACAAGCCACAACCGAGGAACAGATAAAAGAAAGAA is a window of Caldalkalibacillus salinus DNA encoding:
- a CDS encoding alkaline phosphatase family protein, which translates into the protein MKKCLILLLTITLVACQGPNQGTEQQAQQEGKAGGGQTHKNVVFIILDSFSSELMDRALKQDKAPALRYLKEHGQYYKNMVTPFPSMSVSVESSLVTGKHPHEHGVRGLSWYLPQEARMVNYGSSFYSLIAKGGIDGAREGINDALFHLNQTHLSKDTPTIFETLEEQQVRTGAINMLIYRGHHSHQLSLPYGIENILNLPDKWEVKAPEVFTLGRFSKSKDIQQVKENDHLLAKLGLNDEYAVKAFVSLVKHDKQPDLTMLFLPDFDHLEHEEGPENVDRFLAVEQGIQDILNAYDSWEKALDENIFIVLGDHGQVKVQDEEAEAEIDLHQMFHQYQVSPLEDPDQGDVTLGVNQRMSYVYDVHQQGLLPRLAQEASQDKRVDIVAWQEQDWIQVRSPETDAQFRFKANGEWEDEYGQSWTIEGNPEAADLQLDTHNKHITFGDYPDALQHIYSALQNQPVPTLILSAKPGHSFYAEGIPTHPGGADHGGLHEQDISSAMIVAGTDQSLEQPRVVDLKQYIISLLTDKKVKRDGVQNQSHNEKNKKQLAKNGKQKQHKKANVARETKRYMLSIDGVQDCVVVAMDEDIYIALQPQQFHRFRLPEMRKEAHHLARSTHEKYRVHVSTDWKVYRELEKLKQRYQQMKADDLRKKLDKIEDSMRG
- a CDS encoding YlbG family protein, with amino-acid sequence MFPRRVGLAVWLNNTKMARHLRRFGNVHYVSRKMRYAVVYVDQADLDHKVQKIEQFNFVKKVERSYKHELKTEYQNAKPDKAKEYDYKMGL